A section of the Paenibacillus aurantius genome encodes:
- the ruvA gene encoding Holliday junction branch migration protein RuvA: MIDFLRGSLVHRETDYVVLDVNGVGYRVFCANPYAVQAGEAEGITLFIHYHVREDAHLLFGFRSREEQTLFRRLLEVSGIGPKVALGIVGAGEPEAVVSAIYTEDVAFLTRLPGIGKKTAQRIVLDLKDKLSDLPVGQLAGPVGKSAAVPAAAPRGPWSEAKEALQALGYTEAEVERVKPAVQEAATGTEGADALVKLALQVLFRG, encoded by the coding sequence ATGATTGATTTTCTGAGGGGAAGCCTGGTTCACCGGGAAACCGATTACGTGGTGCTGGATGTGAACGGAGTCGGCTACCGGGTGTTTTGCGCCAATCCCTATGCCGTGCAGGCCGGCGAGGCGGAAGGCATCACACTCTTTATTCATTACCATGTGCGGGAAGACGCCCATCTCCTGTTCGGATTCCGCAGCCGGGAGGAGCAGACCTTGTTCCGACGGCTTCTTGAGGTGAGCGGCATAGGACCCAAGGTGGCGCTCGGGATTGTCGGTGCCGGCGAGCCGGAGGCGGTGGTTTCCGCGATCTACACGGAGGATGTCGCGTTTCTGACCCGCCTCCCCGGCATAGGCAAGAAGACGGCGCAGCGGATTGTGCTCGACCTGAAGGACAAGCTGTCCGACCTTCCGGTTGGACAGCTTGCCGGTCCGGTCGGGAAGAGCGCTGCCGTACCGGCTGCCGCGCCGCGGGGGCCGTGGAGCGAAGCGAAGGAGGCGCTCCAGGCCCTCGGCTATACGGAGGCCGAGGTGGAGCGCGTGAAGCCGGCGGTGCAGGAAGCCGCCACGGGAACGGAAGGGGCGGACGCACTGGTGAAGCTGGCGCTGCAGGTCCTTTTCCGCGGCTGA
- the ruvB gene encoding Holliday junction branch migration DNA helicase RuvB, whose product MEDRIISANLMMEDQAVELSLRPRFLAEYIGQTQAKENLKIYIEAAKQRKEALDHVLLYGPPGLGKTTLSNIIANELGVNIRTTSGPAIERPGDLAALLTNLQEGDVLFIDEIHRLHRTVEEVLYPAMEDFALDIIIGKGPSARSVRLDLPPFTLIGATTRAGLLSAPLRDRFGVVSRLEYYTNDELSFIVSRASDILEVPIIGEAAAEIGMRSRGTPRIANRLLKRVRDFAQVKGDGVITLEMARMALQMIQVDELGLDEVDHKMLRSIVTNFRGGPVGLDTIAATIGEESQTIEDVYEPYLLQIGFLQRTPRGRAVTPLAYRHLGMEPPENRT is encoded by the coding sequence ATGGAAGACAGAATCATCTCCGCTAACTTGATGATGGAGGACCAGGCGGTAGAGCTCAGCCTGCGTCCCCGTTTCTTGGCGGAATATATAGGGCAGACGCAAGCGAAAGAGAATCTGAAGATTTATATAGAAGCGGCGAAGCAGCGCAAGGAGGCATTGGATCATGTGCTCCTGTACGGGCCCCCTGGGCTTGGCAAGACGACCTTATCCAATATCATTGCGAATGAGCTGGGCGTCAACATCCGGACGACTTCCGGGCCGGCTATTGAACGGCCGGGCGATCTCGCGGCCCTGCTGACGAACCTGCAGGAAGGGGACGTACTCTTCATCGACGAAATTCACCGGCTCCACCGGACGGTGGAAGAGGTGCTCTATCCCGCTATGGAAGACTTCGCCTTGGACATTATTATCGGCAAGGGTCCGAGCGCCCGTTCCGTCCGGCTGGACCTGCCGCCGTTTACCCTGATTGGGGCGACGACGCGGGCGGGTCTTCTGTCCGCTCCTCTGCGCGATCGCTTCGGCGTCGTCAGCCGGCTTGAGTATTATACCAACGACGAGCTCAGCTTTATCGTCAGCCGGGCTTCGGACATTCTTGAAGTGCCGATTATCGGGGAGGCGGCTGCCGAGATCGGCATGCGGTCCCGGGGAACGCCCCGCATTGCGAACCGTCTGCTGAAACGGGTGAGGGATTTTGCCCAAGTGAAGGGAGACGGCGTTATTACGCTGGAAATGGCTCGGATGGCCCTTCAGATGATCCAGGTGGACGAGCTTGGACTCGATGAGGTCGATCATAAGATGCTGCGCTCCATTGTTACCAACTTCCGCGGAGGGCCGGTCGGCCTGGATACCATCGCGGCTACAATCGGGGAAGAGAGCCAGACGATAGAAGACGTCTACGAGCCTTATCTCCTGCAGATCGGTTTTCTGCAGCGAACCCCGAGGGGACGGGCGGTTACTCCGCTGGCCTACCGTCATTTGGGCATGGAGCCTCCCGAGAATCGGACGTAA
- the ilvE gene encoding branched-chain-amino-acid transaminase produces the protein MAQWIYLNGEFVEKDKALVSVYDHGFLYGDGIFEGIRVYNGNIFKCKEHLDRLYDSAKSIMLDIPLSFGDMQNVLVESIRKNELRDGYIRLVVSRGPGDLGLDPRRSPKANVIIIVEQLAIYPEEAYLNGLKTVSVSTRRNIPDALNPKIKSLNYLNNILVKIQANLAGVGEAIMLNSQGYVAEGSSDNIFIVKRGVVYTPPCYVGALEGITRAAIIEICQKVGYPVKEEPFTLHDVYVADEVFFTGTAAEVIAVREVDARIIGSGAAGPITTHLLKEFRSVVEIDGVKVYE, from the coding sequence ATGGCACAGTGGATTTATTTAAACGGCGAGTTTGTGGAGAAGGACAAGGCTCTGGTTTCCGTTTACGACCACGGGTTCTTGTACGGAGACGGAATCTTCGAGGGCATCCGTGTCTACAACGGGAACATTTTTAAGTGCAAGGAGCATCTGGACCGGCTGTATGATTCCGCGAAGTCCATTATGCTGGATATTCCCCTTTCGTTCGGCGATATGCAGAACGTGCTCGTGGAATCGATCCGCAAGAACGAGCTCCGCGACGGCTATATCCGTCTCGTGGTATCCCGCGGGCCCGGAGACCTGGGGCTGGACCCCCGCCGCTCCCCGAAGGCCAATGTCATCATCATCGTGGAGCAGCTGGCCATTTACCCGGAAGAGGCTTATCTGAACGGGCTCAAGACCGTTTCGGTGTCCACCCGCCGCAACATTCCGGACGCGCTAAACCCGAAGATCAAATCGCTTAACTACCTGAATAACATTCTCGTCAAAATCCAGGCCAACCTGGCCGGAGTCGGCGAGGCGATCATGCTGAATTCCCAAGGCTACGTAGCCGAAGGCTCGTCCGATAACATCTTTATCGTGAAGCGCGGCGTCGTCTACACGCCTCCCTGCTATGTGGGAGCGCTCGAAGGCATTACCCGTGCCGCCATTATCGAAATCTGCCAGAAGGTCGGCTATCCGGTTAAGGAAGAGCCGTTTACCCTTCATGACGTCTATGTCGCCGATGAAGTCTTCTTCACCGGCACGGCGGCGGAGGTCATCGCGGTTCGCGAGGTGGATGCCCGCATTATCGGCTCCGGAGCAGCCGGCCCGATCACGACCCATCTGCTTAAGGAATTCCGCAGCGTCGTCGAAATCGACGGCGTGAAAGTATACGAATAG
- a CDS encoding BofC C-terminal domain-containing protein: MGYSNLLKQLRKKLRLRKRWLSLGAWILAAGVFAAGAVWVGSREEGPEPDAPVMKTVAASERPAGDDPLQKVKESAKDRTVLLERIYLCGEETEDSGVWKPEAVLQYGKEHPAQEVSLDAEGRVHFTERVDDLSSQCKDRAYFGLDKNGNLSLFEGVPENDKVIRTFFQLNLQYLKSSLPIETWEQLHAGIRVSDVEEYNSVISTFSNFAVTDHPEGKAPNA; encoded by the coding sequence ATGGGCTATTCCAACCTTTTGAAACAGCTGAGAAAGAAGCTTCGCCTGCGCAAGCGCTGGCTTTCTTTAGGAGCATGGATACTGGCTGCCGGGGTTTTTGCCGCAGGAGCCGTATGGGTCGGTTCAAGAGAAGAAGGTCCGGAGCCGGACGCACCCGTCATGAAGACGGTCGCAGCAAGCGAACGGCCCGCTGGAGACGACCCGCTGCAGAAGGTAAAGGAAAGTGCGAAGGACCGGACCGTGCTGCTGGAGAGGATTTATTTGTGCGGCGAGGAGACGGAGGACAGCGGCGTATGGAAGCCGGAAGCGGTTCTCCAATATGGGAAGGAGCATCCGGCGCAGGAGGTTTCCTTGGATGCGGAAGGGCGCGTCCATTTTACGGAGCGGGTGGATGACCTCTCCAGCCAATGCAAGGACCGGGCTTACTTCGGTCTGGACAAGAACGGGAACCTGTCCTTGTTCGAAGGCGTGCCGGAGAATGACAAGGTGATTCGGACCTTCTTCCAGCTGAATCTTCAATATTTGAAAAGCAGTCTCCCGATCGAAACCTGGGAGCAGCTTCACGCGGGCATCCGTGTCTCGGATGTGGAGGAGTACAACAGCGTCATCTCCACCTTCTCCAATTTTGCCGTAACGGACCATCCGGAAGGCAAAGCGCCGAACGCGTGA
- the thrB gene encoding homoserine kinase, giving the protein MNPTKVCAKVPASTANLGPGFDSLGMALNLYSWIEMDVAEKTVIHLHGGEMQGIPTDKSNLIYKVAQDVFRRAGVSYPELEISMHSEIPLTRGLGSSASAIVGAMAAANALIGSPLSDDELFQMAAAMEKHPDNVGASLFGGLIVSYWDGERAEYIRIEPEESLEIMVAIPRFQLATEKARNVLPKELSMGDAVFNIGHSSLLVAAFATGRYDMIAKAMKDAVHQPYRAALIPGMERILGEATDHGALGAALSGAGPTVLALVDSKAGKQQELESFLLEAFRSAQVEADIRLLKPCRSGVQCWNVTPGNRTLIESIQGETVQNP; this is encoded by the coding sequence ATGAACCCTACCAAAGTATGCGCGAAGGTTCCGGCCAGCACGGCCAATCTCGGACCGGGCTTCGATTCCCTCGGCATGGCGCTGAACCTGTATTCTTGGATTGAAATGGACGTCGCCGAGAAGACGGTCATTCATCTCCACGGCGGGGAAATGCAGGGCATTCCCACCGACAAGTCCAATCTCATCTACAAGGTGGCACAGGATGTGTTCCGGCGGGCAGGAGTAAGCTACCCGGAACTGGAGATCTCCATGCACAGCGAGATTCCCCTCACCCGGGGGCTCGGCAGCAGCGCCTCCGCCATCGTCGGTGCGATGGCGGCCGCCAATGCTCTTATCGGGAGTCCTTTGTCGGACGACGAGCTGTTTCAGATGGCGGCCGCTATGGAGAAGCATCCCGATAATGTCGGGGCTTCCCTGTTCGGCGGGCTGATCGTTTCTTACTGGGACGGAGAACGGGCGGAATACATCCGCATCGAACCAGAGGAGAGTCTGGAGATCATGGTTGCCATTCCCCGCTTCCAGCTGGCGACGGAGAAAGCACGGAACGTCCTGCCGAAGGAACTGTCGATGGGCGATGCGGTGTTCAACATCGGCCACAGCTCGCTTCTCGTTGCGGCGTTTGCAACCGGTCGGTACGACATGATCGCGAAGGCCATGAAAGACGCCGTGCACCAGCCTTACCGCGCCGCGCTGATTCCCGGAATGGAACGAATTCTGGGGGAGGCAACGGATCACGGGGCGCTCGGAGCGGCCCTGAGCGGAGCGGGGCCCACAGTGCTTGCCCTCGTCGATTCCAAGGCCGGAAAGCAGCAGGAGTTGGAGAGCTTTCTGCTGGAGGCCTTCCGCTCCGCCCAGGTGGAGGCGGATATCCGGCTGCTTAAGCCGTGCCGCAGCGGCGTCCAGTGCTGGAACGTAACGCCGGGAAATCGGACCTTGATCGAGAGCATCCAAGGAGAAACGGTCCAAAACCCTTGA
- the pheA gene encoding prephenate dehydratase — MKRIAYLGPVGTVSQEAVRYFFAGEEHEFIPYKLISDVCMATVTGETDLSVIPIENTIDGSVRLHMDWLVSEEVNLPIQAEWVYPSIQNLIGHRQDAGSDSDKPDYSGIKKVISIDVAIAQCRSFLKEHLPNAELVYVSSTAEGVLMVKDHPNGGTAAIGTRLAAEQYGLDVLASNITDHDNNYTRFILIGRDRPALKPAQNVKTTILVTLPEDYPGALHQVLSAFAWRRINLSKIESRPTKLRLGSYYFYIDIEMSMDTVLLPSALAEIEAIGCQVRLMGSYPSYSYHNAEVQ; from the coding sequence ATGAAGCGGATTGCCTATCTGGGACCCGTCGGAACGGTTTCACAGGAAGCGGTGCGATATTTTTTTGCAGGGGAAGAGCACGAATTTATTCCCTATAAGCTGATTTCCGATGTCTGCATGGCGACGGTCACCGGAGAGACGGATTTGAGTGTCATTCCCATCGAGAATACGATCGACGGCTCCGTCCGTTTGCATATGGACTGGCTGGTCAGCGAAGAAGTCAACCTGCCCATCCAGGCGGAATGGGTGTATCCGTCCATCCAGAACTTGATCGGTCACCGCCAGGACGCCGGGTCCGATTCCGATAAACCCGATTATAGCGGGATCAAGAAGGTCATCTCCATCGATGTGGCCATTGCTCAGTGCCGTTCCTTCTTGAAGGAGCATTTGCCCAACGCGGAGCTCGTCTATGTAAGCTCCACGGCCGAAGGGGTACTCATGGTGAAGGACCATCCAAATGGGGGAACGGCGGCGATCGGCACGCGTCTCGCGGCCGAGCAGTACGGGCTCGACGTGCTGGCCTCTAACATTACTGACCATGACAACAACTACACGAGGTTCATTCTAATTGGGCGGGATCGTCCCGCTCTGAAGCCTGCCCAAAACGTGAAGACCACCATTCTGGTTACGCTGCCCGAGGATTATCCGGGGGCGCTGCATCAGGTGCTTTCGGCGTTTGCCTGGCGCCGGATCAACCTGTCCAAAATCGAGTCCCGTCCGACCAAGCTTCGGCTTGGGAGCTATTATTTCTACATCGATATCGAAATGTCCATGGACACGGTTCTGCTGCCTTCGGCCTTGGCTGAAATCGAGGCGATCGGCTGCCAAGTCCGGTTGATGGGCTCTTATCCCAGCTATTCTTACCATAATGCGGAGGTGCAATAG
- the thrC gene encoding threonine synthase, with translation MRYMGLLQTYRDYLPVTDATPLLTLQEGNTPLVRAEKLSDELDLDVYFKYEGLNPTGSFKDRGMVMAVAKAMEEGSRTIMCASTGNTSAAAAAYAARGNLNCIVLIPNNNIALGKLAQAIIYGAKVIAIEGNFDRALEIVREITAKHPITLVNSVNPYRIEGQKTAAFEVVDQLGKAPDFLAIPVGNAGNITAYWKGFKEYHAKGRSSSLPKMIGFEAEGAMAIVKGEPIKNPETIATAIRIGNPASWDSAVNAANESGGQINYVTDEEILHAYRTIASKEGIFAEPASAASIAGVMKLKKEGYFRGGESVVCVLTGHGLKDPNIAIKSVSAEPVLVKDTEQDVMEAISRLEAQNFAQQH, from the coding sequence CGCCGCTTTTGACCCTTCAGGAAGGCAATACCCCGCTTGTCCGCGCGGAGAAGCTGTCGGATGAGCTGGATCTGGATGTCTATTTCAAATACGAGGGCCTTAATCCGACGGGCTCCTTCAAGGACCGCGGCATGGTTATGGCCGTGGCCAAGGCGATGGAGGAAGGAAGCCGCACCATCATGTGCGCTTCCACGGGCAACACATCTGCTGCGGCGGCTGCCTATGCGGCTCGCGGAAACTTGAACTGCATCGTGCTCATCCCTAACAACAACATCGCCCTCGGCAAGCTGGCCCAGGCTATCATTTACGGGGCGAAGGTCATTGCGATCGAGGGGAATTTTGACCGGGCGCTGGAGATCGTCCGCGAAATTACGGCCAAGCATCCGATTACCCTGGTTAACTCCGTTAACCCGTACCGGATCGAAGGCCAGAAGACGGCTGCCTTCGAGGTGGTCGATCAGCTGGGCAAAGCTCCAGACTTCCTGGCTATCCCGGTTGGGAATGCCGGGAACATCACAGCGTACTGGAAAGGCTTCAAGGAATACCACGCGAAGGGTCGTTCTTCCTCGCTTCCCAAGATGATTGGCTTTGAGGCGGAAGGAGCCATGGCCATTGTTAAGGGAGAGCCGATCAAAAACCCGGAAACGATCGCAACGGCCATCCGGATCGGAAACCCGGCGAGCTGGGACAGCGCGGTGAACGCTGCGAATGAATCGGGCGGCCAAATCAACTATGTGACCGATGAAGAGATTCTGCATGCCTACCGGACGATCGCTTCGAAGGAAGGCATCTTCGCCGAGCCGGCTTCTGCGGCATCCATTGCGGGAGTTATGAAGCTGAAGAAGGAAGGCTACTTCAGGGGCGGCGAATCCGTGGTCTGCGTCCTGACCGGGCACGGCCTTAAGGACCCTAACATCGCCATCAAGAGCGTTAGCGCCGAGCCGGTGCTCGTCAAGGATACCGAGCAGGACGTGATGGAGGCCATCTCCCGTCTGGAAGCGCAGAACTTCGCGCAGCAGCATTAA
- a CDS encoding LysM peptidoglycan-binding domain-containing protein: MKIHMVKKGDTLYELSKKYHVDLDKLIAANPQLTNPDTLEVGAKIKIPSGSVPVTPPPGTIEHKVVQGDTLWKLSKKYGVSLQAMINANKQLTNPNILMTGMSVFIPIQGPTVTSEAGAGNVILPSGKKNNAPMESPIQKQNNAPVPELMPLEENKEEAAPIQEEKEAPEVKPLEKENPIVAPLAKEKEAPLEEKEANVPNVNPAAKAEPVPLSLPLETAKPAQKEKPAEKGGWADKGAVPTPYAPSAPSVSPYAEQAVHPFEQYHVPATEVMGTGYAMPSTYMHANPYATPYSQTQAAPLGGGNYPPMMGMESASNLPELGAMQAMPNMPQVGGLGAGQAAPNAPLLSPMAYQPQPNMPYPGQTGPAQMDPCAGIPYPYQAEGMENAPISPYGTGMMSEPWGHHMIPMHPDYCMPHGIMPYEGVPGYPPVPPYGGVAPYGMMGPDCGCGEISPAENKAAPWENAMVSPMMTAPVNNAMVSPMMAAPVNNAMVSPMMTAPVNNAMVSPMMTAPVNNAMVSPMMAAPVTNAMFSPMENSMVSPLENAPTGPAEKTSPIENQPFPGLHGQDAGMMPYGAPGVSPYGMGGQHGYGMDPYGMHGYAYGPQSYAAPGYGMPALHGMETYGAQPYGMQPYGGGYMNPYAGGAMPWGYPPYPTGGGKENPVLGAEGGKDCGCGCGGRQEDHVPISSFRKEQVEPIRKPAKSKAKSSSKAALHALPAYEKTERKADSRDNLPWLNYYR; this comes from the coding sequence TTGAAAATTCATATGGTCAAGAAAGGGGATACCCTTTACGAGCTGTCCAAAAAGTATCACGTGGACCTCGACAAGCTCATTGCGGCCAATCCGCAACTGACGAACCCCGATACGCTGGAGGTGGGAGCCAAAATCAAGATCCCGTCCGGGTCGGTTCCGGTTACGCCTCCTCCGGGCACGATTGAACATAAGGTGGTCCAGGGCGATACCCTCTGGAAGCTCTCCAAGAAGTATGGAGTCTCCCTGCAAGCCATGATCAACGCCAACAAGCAGCTAACGAACCCGAACATTCTGATGACCGGCATGAGCGTCTTCATTCCGATCCAGGGACCGACGGTCACGAGCGAGGCGGGGGCGGGGAATGTCATCCTGCCTTCGGGGAAAAAGAACAACGCGCCGATGGAGAGTCCGATCCAAAAGCAGAACAATGCCCCGGTGCCGGAACTCATGCCGCTGGAGGAGAATAAGGAGGAAGCGGCTCCTATTCAGGAGGAGAAAGAAGCTCCGGAAGTTAAGCCTCTGGAGAAGGAGAACCCGATTGTCGCTCCGCTCGCCAAAGAAAAGGAAGCTCCCCTGGAGGAGAAAGAGGCCAACGTGCCGAATGTGAACCCGGCCGCCAAAGCGGAGCCGGTTCCCCTTAGCCTTCCACTCGAGACCGCTAAGCCAGCGCAGAAGGAGAAACCGGCGGAGAAGGGAGGATGGGCCGACAAGGGAGCCGTGCCCACACCTTACGCTCCATCGGCCCCGTCCGTCTCGCCTTATGCCGAGCAGGCGGTGCATCCTTTCGAGCAGTACCACGTGCCGGCAACGGAAGTAATGGGAACGGGGTACGCCATGCCTTCTACTTATATGCATGCCAATCCCTATGCCACGCCGTACAGCCAAACCCAAGCAGCACCTCTTGGGGGAGGAAATTATCCTCCGATGATGGGCATGGAATCGGCATCGAACCTTCCGGAGCTCGGGGCCATGCAGGCCATGCCCAATATGCCGCAGGTGGGCGGGCTCGGAGCCGGGCAGGCTGCGCCCAATGCGCCTCTCCTCTCACCGATGGCCTACCAGCCTCAGCCGAATATGCCTTATCCCGGGCAGACCGGTCCCGCCCAGATGGATCCGTGCGCGGGAATCCCTTATCCTTACCAGGCCGAAGGGATGGAGAACGCTCCGATTTCCCCGTATGGCACCGGCATGATGTCGGAGCCGTGGGGGCATCACATGATCCCGATGCATCCGGATTACTGCATGCCGCATGGCATTATGCCGTATGAAGGGGTACCCGGATATCCTCCTGTTCCTCCTTATGGCGGAGTGGCGCCATACGGAATGATGGGCCCAGACTGCGGATGCGGCGAGATCAGCCCGGCAGAGAACAAGGCCGCCCCTTGGGAGAACGCGATGGTAAGCCCGATGATGACGGCACCGGTCAACAACGCGATGGTAAGCCCGATGATGGCAGCCCCGGTCAATAACGCGATGGTAAGCCCGATGATGACGGCACCGGTCAACAACGCGATGGTAAGCCCGATGATGACGGCACCGGTCAACAACGCGATGGTGAGCCCGATGATGGCAGCCCCGGTTACCAATGCTATGTTCAGTCCTATGGAAAACTCCATGGTCAGCCCGCTGGAAAATGCCCCGACCGGACCGGCCGAGAAAACATCGCCGATTGAGAATCAGCCGTTTCCTGGGCTTCATGGTCAGGACGCCGGCATGATGCCGTACGGAGCTCCGGGTGTGTCCCCTTACGGAATGGGAGGCCAACATGGCTATGGAATGGACCCTTACGGCATGCACGGCTACGCCTATGGACCGCAAAGCTATGCGGCGCCCGGCTATGGAATGCCTGCCCTTCATGGTATGGAGACCTATGGAGCCCAGCCTTACGGCATGCAGCCCTACGGGGGCGGGTATATGAACCCGTATGCGGGAGGGGCCATGCCTTGGGGCTATCCTCCTTATCCCACCGGGGGAGGAAAAGAGAATCCCGTCCTCGGAGCCGAAGGTGGAAAGGACTGCGGCTGCGGCTGTGGAGGCCGTCAGGAAGATCACGTTCCGATCTCCTCCTTCCGCAAGGAACAGGTGGAGCCCATCCGCAAACCTGCGAAGAGCAAAGCCAAATCGTCCTCCAAGGCGGCGCTGCACGCTCTGCCGGCTTACGAGAAGACCGAAAGAAAGGCCGACAGCCGGGATAATTTGCCCTGGTTAAACTACTACCGGTAA
- the ruvC gene encoding crossover junction endodeoxyribonuclease RuvC yields the protein MRILGIDPGIAIVGFGFIDKQGSKLTPVQYGSIQTEAHTDPGQRLKDVYDSAVHLIEKYKPDAMAIEKLFFNRNVTTAFTVAQARGVLILAAVQKGIPVGEYTPLQVKQATVGYGKAEKKQVQEMVRMFLNLSAVPKPDDVADALAVAICHAHSYVLTDKLNGVGKR from the coding sequence TTGCGCATTTTGGGAATTGACCCGGGGATCGCCATTGTCGGCTTCGGGTTTATCGATAAGCAGGGAAGCAAGCTGACCCCGGTTCAGTACGGAAGTATCCAGACGGAAGCCCATACGGATCCCGGCCAGCGTCTGAAGGACGTTTACGATTCGGCGGTTCATCTCATCGAGAAGTACAAGCCGGACGCGATGGCGATCGAGAAGCTGTTCTTCAACCGCAACGTGACGACGGCCTTCACCGTTGCTCAGGCCCGGGGGGTGCTGATCCTGGCCGCCGTACAGAAGGGGATTCCTGTAGGAGAGTATACTCCGCTTCAGGTGAAGCAGGCGACGGTCGGATACGGCAAAGCCGAGAAGAAGCAGGTGCAGGAAATGGTGAGAATGTTTCTTAACCTTTCCGCCGTGCCCAAGCCTGACGATGTGGCGGATGCGCTGGCCGTGGCGATCTGCCACGCCCATTCCTACGTGCTGACGGACAAATTGAACGGGGTGGGGAAACGATGA